A stretch of the Planctomycetia bacterium genome encodes the following:
- a CDS encoding sigma-70 family RNA polymerase sigma factor yields the protein MSDLAITPLIRAAQGGCATSLGQLLEAYRPFLIAIARDSLDKELQAKASPSDLVQQTFVEAQRDIAQASLRGDDDLRAWLRRLLLNNIADFRQSYRRAKRAIRREQAAEEHASKDLLLNLIASDITSPSQGAARREEQDRVESALDRLSEEYRQVIIWRNREHLTIAEIAARLNRSSDAVRLLWCRAVQRLKKEIEREGGNA from the coding sequence ATGTCTGATTTGGCCATCACTCCCTTGATTCGCGCAGCGCAAGGCGGCTGCGCGACTTCGCTCGGCCAATTGTTGGAGGCTTATCGGCCATTCCTGATTGCGATCGCCCGGGACTCGCTGGACAAGGAATTACAAGCCAAGGCGAGTCCCTCGGACCTGGTGCAGCAGACGTTCGTGGAAGCTCAACGCGACATTGCCCAAGCCAGCCTGCGGGGCGACGACGACTTACGCGCTTGGTTACGGCGATTACTGCTGAACAATATCGCCGATTTTCGACAGAGCTATCGTCGCGCCAAGCGGGCGATCCGCCGCGAGCAGGCGGCCGAGGAACATGCCTCGAAGGATTTGCTGTTGAATCTAATCGCGTCGGATATTACCAGCCCCAGCCAAGGCGCTGCACGCCGCGAGGAGCAAGACCGCGTCGAGTCCGCTCTGGATCGTCTATCGGAAGAATACCGGCAAGTCATCATTTGGCGCAACCGCGAACATTTGACGATCGCGGAGATCGCGGCTCGGCTGAATCGTTCTTCCGATGCGGTTCGGTTGCTGTGGTGTCGCGCCGTACAGCGGCTGAAGAAGGAGATTGAACGCGAAGGCGGGAATGCCTGA
- a CDS encoding S8 family serine peptidase yields MLDAASLINLDLYRADPRFAGADGHGYSAVIIDTGVDLNHPSFGPDQNSDGVADRIVYQYDFADRDANASDGSSTSHGSHVAGVVGSADTTHFGVAPGVQLIILKVFKDSGGGAEMADIEAALQWVEQNVATYNIVAVNLSLGVGNYASAETGYVISDEFARLDGLGVICVAAAGNDFSNSGSQIGVSYPSADPKVLAVSAVWADDYGAQSYEGAVDNTTAPDRVASFSQRHPQLTDIFAPGGLITSTDRNGGVITRRGTSMAAPFVTGAAVLAQQLSVRERGRRLTTTEFRDLLRSTGIQIQDGDDENDNVTNTGANYRRLNLLSLGEALLAVPGPPTLTIENLVFTETSAGPTAAGLTVRLSRAPASRVTVDFHTIEGSAKANDFISASGSLTFDPGGPIQQTISVLVVGDLLPEPDENLAVDLSNARGATIGRARGVVVIVDDDEALSYHNSLEPRDVNGDRKISALDALIVINEINAKGSYRLPSPPTPKQPWSFYDVNMDGKISALDALIVINHINNSIARPSDEPAVAPGNLSPDLRARAVEPLDAIAAATTSTTARASAADAVFALSSAVADAPFACNNRAAVYRETYRRQNSPRFSSLPHA; encoded by the coding sequence ATGCTCGATGCCGCTTCTTTGATAAATCTGGACTTGTACCGCGCTGATCCACGGTTCGCGGGGGCCGACGGACACGGCTATTCCGCCGTGATCATCGATACCGGCGTCGACCTGAACCATCCCTCGTTCGGCCCAGACCAGAATAGCGACGGCGTCGCCGACCGGATCGTCTATCAATACGACTTCGCCGATCGGGACGCCAACGCCAGCGACGGCAGCTCCACGAGCCATGGCTCCCATGTCGCAGGCGTCGTTGGCTCGGCGGACACGACCCATTTTGGCGTCGCTCCCGGCGTACAGTTGATCATCCTCAAAGTCTTTAAGGACTCCGGGGGCGGGGCGGAGATGGCCGATATCGAGGCCGCGCTCCAGTGGGTGGAACAAAATGTCGCCACCTATAACATTGTCGCCGTGAACCTGTCGCTAGGCGTCGGCAACTATGCGTCGGCCGAGACGGGCTATGTCATTTCGGACGAGTTCGCCCGACTCGACGGCTTGGGCGTGATCTGCGTCGCCGCGGCCGGAAACGACTTCTCGAACAGCGGCAGCCAGATCGGCGTCTCGTACCCGTCCGCCGACCCCAAAGTCTTGGCGGTAAGCGCCGTCTGGGCCGATGACTACGGCGCCCAATCGTACGAAGGAGCGGTCGACAACACGACTGCTCCCGATCGTGTGGCCAGTTTCTCGCAACGCCACCCGCAACTCACCGACATCTTTGCCCCCGGGGGCCTGATCACGTCGACCGACCGCAACGGCGGCGTCATCACCCGTCGGGGGACGAGCATGGCGGCGCCATTCGTAACCGGCGCTGCGGTCCTGGCGCAGCAACTTTCCGTGCGCGAACGCGGCCGCCGGCTCACGACCACGGAGTTTCGCGACCTGCTCCGCTCGACCGGCATTCAAATCCAGGACGGCGACGACGAAAACGACAACGTCACCAACACTGGCGCGAATTACCGACGACTCAATCTCCTGTCGCTAGGCGAAGCCCTCTTGGCGGTTCCGGGGCCGCCGACGCTGACGATCGAAAACCTGGTTTTCACCGAGACCAGCGCCGGCCCCACGGCCGCTGGTCTGACCGTGCGACTCTCGCGGGCGCCGGCGAGCCGCGTGACCGTCGATTTTCACACTATCGAAGGTTCCGCCAAGGCCAATGACTTTATCTCCGCCAGCGGCAGCCTTACGTTCGATCCCGGCGGTCCGATTCAACAAACGATCAGCGTCCTCGTCGTCGGCGACCTGCTCCCCGAGCCCGACGAGAACCTGGCCGTCGATTTGAGCAACGCCCGCGGCGCCACGATCGGGCGGGCGCGGGGCGTCGTGGTGATCGTGGACGACGACGAAGCGCTCTCGTATCACAATTCCTTAGAACCGCGCGACGTCAACGGCGACCGCAAAATCTCGGCGCTGGACGCCTTGATCGTTATCAACGAAATCAACGCCAAGGGCTCCTACCGCCTCCCCTCGCCGCCGACTCCCAAACAGCCCTGGAGCTTTTACGACGTCAATATGGACGGCAAGATCTCGGCGCTCGACGCCCTGATTGTTATCAACCACATCAACAATTCGATCGCCCGCCCATCCGACGAACCTGCCGTCGCGCCGGGCAACTTGTCCCCGGACCTGCGTGCTCGGGCCGTCGAACCGCTCGACGCGATCGCCGCCGCTACGACCAGTACAACTGCTCGGGCGAGCGCCGCCGACGCGGTTTTTGCCCTCTCCTCCGCGGTTGCGGACGCGCCGTTTGCTTGCAATAACCGCGCGGCTGTGTACCGTGAAACTTACCGGCGTCAGAATTCGCCGCGCTTCTCCAGTTTGCCCCACGCGTAA